A stretch of Cicer arietinum cultivar CDC Frontier isolate Library 1 chromosome 5, Cicar.CDCFrontier_v2.0, whole genome shotgun sequence DNA encodes these proteins:
- the LOC101506095 gene encoding LOW QUALITY PROTEIN: probable pectinesterase/pectinesterase inhibitor 25 (The sequence of the model RefSeq protein was modified relative to this genomic sequence to represent the inferred CDS: substituted 1 base at 1 genomic stop codon): MSSLPKPFSFNLLFLFFIFFTPLLLAQSSPPSPSSSSSSSPSVACKATLYPKLCRSILSTIGSSXXXPYKFXNFSIKQSLKQARKLAKVFEDFLKRHKSSSSLNHEEFGALGDCKDLNNLNVDYLGSIFDELKLTSSSSDTALVDKIESYLSAVATNHYTCYDGLVVTKSNIANALAVPLKDVTQFYSVSLGLVSEALNKNMKRNKTRKHGLPNKSFKVRQPLEKLIKLLHTKYSCKKTSNCTSTRNERILKESDSQGILLNDFVIVSPYGIDNYTSIGDAISAAPNNTKPEDGYFLIYVREGYYEEYVIVPKDKKNILLVGDGINKTVITGNHSVIDGWTTFNSSTFAVSGERFIAVDITFKNTAGPEKHQAVAVRNNADLSTFYRCSFEGYQDTLYAHSLRQFYRECDIYGTVDFIFGNAAVVFQNCNIFARKPLPNQKNAVTAQGRTDPNQNTGISIQNCTINAAPDLAADLNSTMSYLGRPWKVYSRTVYMQSYIGDFVQPSGWLEWNGTVGLDTIFYGEFNNYGPGSLTNNRVQWPGYFLLNATQALNFTVLNFTLGNTWLPDTDIPYTEGLLK; the protein is encoded by the exons ATGTCATCACTACCAAAACCATTTTCCTTcaatcttttatttctttttttcattttcttcacaCCATTACTTCTAGCTCAATCTTCTCCTccttctccttcttcttcttcttcttcttctccttcggTCGCGTGTAAAGCGACATTATATCCGAAACTATGCCGCTCGATACTATCTACCATCGGTTCGTC NNNNNNNNNNccatataaattttgaaatttctccATAAAACAAAGTCTAAAACAAGCAAGAAAACTAGCAAAAGTGTTTGAAGATTTCCTCAAACGTCACAAATCTTCATCATCTTTAAACCATGAAGAGTTTGGTGCATTAGGTGATTGTAAAGACCTTAACAACCTCAATGTGGATTATTTAGGATCCATTTTTGATGAACTTAAATTAACTAGCTCTTCTTCAGATACAGCACttgttgataaaattgaaagttaTCTTAGTGCTGTGGCTACTAATCACTACACTTGCTATGATGGGTTGGTTGTGACTAAAAGTAACATTGCAAATGCTCTTGCTGTTCCATTGAAGGATGTTACACAATTTTATAGTGTTTCACTTGGATTGGTAAGTGAGGCTTTGAATAAAAACATGAAAAGGAATAAGACACGCAAACATGGTCTTCCTAATAAGTCATTTAAGGTTAGGCAACCACTTGAGAAGCTCATCAag CTTCTCCACACAAAATATAGTTgcaaaaaaacatcaaattgtaCAAGTACTAGAAATGAAAGGATTCTTAAAGAAAGTGATAGCCAAGGAATTCTATTAAACGACTTTGTGATTGTGAGTCCTTATGGGATAGACAACTATACTTCTATTGGAGATGCTATTTCTGCTGCACCAAATAACACAAAGCCAGAAGATGGATATTTTCTTATCTATGTTAGAGAAGGATACTATGAGGAATATGTAATTGTTCCAAAAGACAAGAAGAATATCCTTCTTGTTGGAGATGGTATTAACAAGACTGTCATCACTGGGAACCATAGTGTCATTGATGGTTGGACAACTTTCAATTCTTCCACCTTTG CTGTTTCGGGTGAAAGATTCATAGCAGTAGATATCACATTCAAAAACACAGCTGGTCCTGAAAAACACCAAGCAGTAGCAGTAAGAAACAACGCTGATCTCTCGACATTCTATCGATGCAGTTTCGAAGGTTATCAAGACACACTGTACGCGCACTCTTTAAGACAATTCTACAGAGAATGTGACATTTATGGCACAGTTGATTTCATATTCGGCAACGCTGCAGTAGTCTTCCAAAATTGCAACATATTCGCTAGAAAACCGTTGCCAAATCAAAAAAACGCGGTAACAGCACAAGGCCGAACCGATCCAAATCAAAACACTGGAATTTCAATCCAAAACTGTACAATCAATGCTGCACCTGATTTGGCTGCTGACTTAAATTCAACAATGAGTTACTTAGGTAGACCATGGAAAGTTTATTCAAGAACTGTTTATATGCAATCATATATCGGCGATTTTGTTCAACCTTCTGGATGGTTAGAATGGAATGGAACAGTTGGATTAGACACTATTTTTTATGGTGAATTCAATAATTATGGACCTGGTTCTTTAACTAACAATAGGGTACAATGGCCTggttattttcttttgaatgcTACACAAGCTTTGAATTTTACTGTTCTTAATTTTACTTTGGGAAATACTTGGCTTCCTGATACAGATATACCTTACACTGAAGGATTATTGAAATAG
- the LOC101506422 gene encoding putative pectinesterase/pectinesterase inhibitor 24: MSFFKSYGKVNEHEQMMLESKRKTRKRITIISLSSITFVGIVIAAVFGVVNNNTKNDHDNDNAPQNYVTNSMKAVCDVTLYKDSCYSSLGSIVNSRKDVQPEELFKISMNVALTHVSKAVEYFNEHGAFKKLIDDSRTKEALKNCGDLLGLAVDHLNNSLTTYGENSSLLQVFDDLQTWLSAAGTYQQTCIEGFEDTKQEFKTSVTNYLKNSTEYTSNSLAIITWINKATNTLNLRRLLSLHQHNKLPKWLHSKDRKLLGTQDLRSKANIVVAKDGSGKYKTISEALKHVPNKSKKRTLIYVKKGIYYENVRVEKTKWNVMIIGDGMSASIVSGRLNFVDGTPTFSSATFAVFGKNFIAKDMGFRNTAGPQKHQAVALMTSADQAVYYKCYIDGYQDTLYVHSNRQFYRECNIYGTVDFIFGNSAVVIQNCNILPKLPIHGQQNTITAQGKTDPNMNTGISIQSCNISPYGNLSGVQTYLGRPWKNYSTTVYMRSRMESFINPNGWLPWIGNSAPNTIFYAEFQNVGLGASTKNRVKWKGVKSITSKQASKFSVKAFLQGDKWIPASGAPFKSDI; this comes from the exons GAAAAGTTAATGAACATGAGCAAATGATGCTTGaatcaaaaaggaaaacaagaaAGAGAATCACAATCATAAGCTTATCTTCAATAACCTTTGTTGGTATTGTAATTGCAGCTGTATTTGGAGTTGTTAACAACAACACAAAAAATGATCATGACAATGACAATGCTCCTCAAAATTATGTCACTAATTCTATGAAAGCTGTTTGTGACGTAACATTGTACAAGGATTCATGTTATAGTAGTCTTGGTTCAATTGTGAACTCGAGAAAAGATGTTCAACCCGAAGAATTGTTCAAAATTTCAATGAATGTGGCATTAACTCATGTATCCAAAGCTGTTGAGTATTTTAATGAGCATGGTGCtttcaaaaaattgattgatgatagtaGGACTAAAGAAGCTTTGAAAAATTGTGGGGATCTTTTGGGCCTTGCTGTTGATCATCTCAATAATTCATTGACTACTTATGGGGAAAATTCTTCACTTCTTCAAGTTTTTGATGATCTTCAAACATGGTTAAGTGCTGCAG GTACATACCAACAAACATGCATTGAAGGTTTTGAGGATACAAAACAAGAATTTAAGACAAGTGTAACAAACTATCTAAAAAATTCAACAGAGTACACAAGCAATAGTCTTGCCATCATTACATGGATTAACAAAGCTACAAACACTCTCAATTTAAGGCGCTTACTAAGTTtacatcaacataataaattaccAAAATGGCTTCATTCAAAAGATAGGAAACTTCTTGGAACACAAGATTTGAGATCAAAAGCTAACATTGTTGTTGCAAAAGATGGAAGTGGGAAATATAAAACTATATCTGAGGCACTTAAACATGTTCCTAATAAGAGTAAGAAGAGGACTTTGATTTATGTGAAGAAAGGGATTTACTATGAAAATGTTAGAGTTGAGAAGACAAAATGGAATGTGATGATTATTGGCGATGGTATGAGTGCTTCAATTGTTTCTGGTAGACTTAACTTTGTGGATGGCACACCAACATTTTCAAGTGCAACATTTG CGGTGTTTGGAAAGAACTTCATAGCAAAAGACATGGGTTTCCGCAACACAGCCGGTCCACAGAAGCACCAAGCAGTGGCACTAATGACAAGTGCAGATCAAGCAGTTTACTATAAATGTTACATTGATGGATATCAAGACACTCTTTATGTTCATTCGAATCGTCAATTTTATAGAGAATGCAATATCTATGGAACAGTCGATTTCATTTTCGGAAATTCCGCAGTTGTGATACAAAACTGCAATATTTTGCCAAAGTTACCTATACATGGACAACAGAACACAATCACAGCACAAGGAAAAACTGATCCTAACATGAACACAG GTATCTCAATTCAATCCTGCAACATTTCGCCTTATGGAAACTTGAGTGGTGTTCAAACATATCTTGGAAGACCATGGAAGAATTACTCAACAACAGTTTACATGAGATCAAGAATGGAAAGTTTTATTAATCCAAATGGTTGGTTACCTTGGATAGGAAATTCAGCaccaaacacaattttttatgCAGAATTTCAAAATGTTGGATTAGGTGCATCAACAAAGAATAGAGTGAAGTGGAAGGGTGTGAAAAGTATTACTAGTAAACAAGCTAGTAAGTTTTCAGTTAAGGCTTTTCTTCAAGGAGATAAATGGATTCCTGCATCAGGTGCACCTTTTAAGTCTGATATTTGA